The Palaemon carinicauda isolate YSFRI2023 chromosome 9, ASM3689809v2, whole genome shotgun sequence sequence TTTTCTTATCTTCATTTCTTCTTTAGAGGTTGCCCTGTATGCTTTTCTGCTGTCGATTAaaactatattgtttttctttatcaTTAGCAGTAAAGTGGTTAATGATTTTTGCCCGTCTGATATGAAATCATATTCCTGACGTAAAGTACTTATACAGTCCCATTACTGATTAAATGTTGGCACATGGGGGCTATTTCATATTTCACTTCATTGTAGACTTCCTTCAACTGGAGAGGTTTCATGACCAGTTTATATAACATTTTGCTTTGTCTCCATTCTCATTAACATGACTTACACATTCATAACGAGTCAAAAGTCACAAAGTTACACATCGAAGGGTTGAAGCTTTTAATTCTACTAATGAGATGCTGAGACAAGGGACAGGCCAACGCCTGTAGCTCAAGCAGACATAAATTTAAGGTAAGCAATCAAATATCTTCTCCAACCAAGTGAGACCGAGGGGAGTAAGGCATTGGTTACTGATGCGTCGTTAGGTAAACCTATGTGCCACCTTTAAACCCACTCTCCTTAGTTCACAGGAACAGCACAGTCAAGTGTCATTGAAAATCTATCCCGTCCTAAGCGAGGTTTGAACTCAAACTCGCAGAGCCAGTTGCCATCAATTGTAGTGAGCTAAGAGAGGGCCAGGGCGTACCGTTTCAAAGCTTAGTTCAAGTTACTTTCATGTTACTCACAGAAATATATAGAAATCAATAGTAgatgtgaaaaaaatattttgttttatctctATCTCAATTAATATGGCAGACAGCAGACAATATATTGATTTAAATTCACATTTAGTAATCTAGAAAAATACTTATATGGGCTAAATCTTTCGGCGCCTTTTATCTTTCAGCAACACCTATAAATCAGATTAAAAATGCTCTTTAAATTTGGTTATTGTTTAACTGACCCAatatacaaaattttatcataaaaagcTTATCtccaaataacaatataaaaagtaaatgtGCAATGCAATTCATGTAAAAAATCAATCAGGAATTAGCAGCTAAGTTGACTCTACCATCAGGATTAGCTCAAGAAAATAGTCAAATTAAGTAAGAGGAATGTAGGTCACTCTTTTCAATTAATTGATGGGTAATGACACTTATCATTTGCATATAAAAATGTTCATAAGTGACTATAAGCaggtgtgtgtgcacatgtgtgggAACATTTGTCCGTAAGTGTATAAGGTCCTTGGTTGTATAAGTTTGCGAGACTGTGCTGTACTTTTCGACTAATGCAATCATGACTGCATTAACTTTAGTTGTGCTGAcaaactttaaataattttatttcgaGTCTCCTTTGATATTGTAACAGTAACAACGGGTTAAAATAGTCTGAACAGATAAAATGGACATTATATGTAACTAATTCGCACATTCATGACTTGTACAAACTGGGTTAAATGTAATATTTGAATAATGGAAATATAGTGATAGAATAAGTTAAATATAGCATCTGCATGAGTGAGATATGGCATCTGGATGATTGAAATGAATCATCCGATTTGTAGAAATACAGCACCTAAATGATTGATGATAGCATCTGAATCACTGATATATATAGTACATAGATTCTGAAAATATAACATCTGAACGAATGAAATATAGCAACTGGATGATAGAAATATATCAAGTAGAGAAGTAAAATATAGCACCTGCATGATTGGATATATTAAGTGGAATTTGTTTAATCAACTTTTCAAAACCGGAAGACATTAAAAACTATCTAAAAGAAACAAtaagacaaatattcaaaaaaattcCCCATAACTGGAATCATCATCGAAATTAAATACCTTCTCTTAGTAGCTCAGTAGCTTCAAAAACTCGTCCCTTCTTCGCTAGGCAAACAGAAATTATGCTTCCCAGCAAGAAGGTCATTAGGGTCTATAATTAAACAATGAATCTTGGCGGGGATCTCATTCTTGTGGCCAAACTGGGTCGAGTGACATTAGCCAAGTAGAACTCGCGATGATATCACTAATGCTTGACAGCTTCTAGCCACAATTACAGGCTGTAGGAGATACTTGGTTACAAAATGAAGTACGAGAGGTAATTGGACTATTTTGTGTTCGTTTACGACTTTACGTGATTAATAGATTATGATAGAGATTAGTTTAgtgctacacacacacgcacccccccacacacacacacacatatatatatatatatatatatatatatatatatatatatgtatatatatacatatacatatatgtgtatatagatatatgtgcatatatacatacatatacgtataatatatatatatatatatatatatatatatatatatatatatacgtattatatatatatatatatatatatatatatatatatatatgtataagccttTACATTTGCTTATGGGTGTGCCCATCAGCATgttatacacacatagatacagcCAGTACATAAACGTATtgatcgatagatatatagatagataagagatatattatgaatatacatacatacacacacacatatatatatatatatatatatatatatatatatatatatgtatatatatatatataatatacatatatatatatatatatatatatatatatatatatatatatatatatatatatatatacatacatatatattccagtaccttaaatttcaaatgattatttttCTCAACGTTTTACAGGTGTTAATTACTGGAAATTCTATGTAAAagtgttttatataaatatgactAAGTTTGGCCAGATGTGTCATTACACAGTACGTGACACGCTATGATTTACTCTCATATTAACGACAGCAGAAAGTTATTTCATGCTTAGGTTTGGAGATATTAAAATTATTCTAGCATTAGCTATTTACTTGAAACTAAGTATCTATCAGTAATGGGGTTGTTATTAATGGGTGTGACTAACAAATTAATCAAGCATATAACAGAATATTATTTTCTCAAACTTTCAGCCTAATTTGTTAAACATGAACTTacagtcaattaaatttcttattcctgatctagatattaatctctggcaccgtcgttcggtTAGTTCTTTAAGCGTGttgcattaattttttctttattctgaccATCCTGTTTATTCAGATCTTAGTATGTtccatcttgtacgtagtactagataTGTAACTAGTTCTAAGTTTtgccttccccatcataaggcccaatactaccatgtgttctaaaagttttattagAGCTGTGACCAGATTGGGCAATGActttcctaatcaggcaattgaatcgatGTTTTAAGTCAATAACAGAAGTCtctctttatggtttatatgtgacaAATCTATATGAACttcgttactgatcttaagatatttgatattaattattcattatttctcatatgtaatttattcaattccttatttcctttcctcactagacttttTCCCCTCTTAGAACCCGTGGACttgtagtatcctgtttttccaacaaggcttgtagcttagctaataataataataataataataataataataataataataataataataataataataataataataataattaaggttccagaaaaagtaaaaaaattgaataaaaagaatTGTATTATAAAACTCTAGACTaattccaccctctctctctctctctctctctctctctctctctctctctctctctctctctctctctctctctctctctctacgatgaaTGGCTTACACCAAAACCTTCGCTTCTCTTAAATGAAGGCCAGGCAATCTCTTCCCCCAGCTCAATACAGAAAGTAAATTGAAACAAAATTTCTTATCGACTTCTCATACAgagcaaaatatcttaaaattattttcaatgtaATTCTTACAATTCATATCCTTTACTTGTTTTCACAGCGGTCAGtatcaaaatactttttttattacaattatatcAGTCAAATGTTTAAATAATTAGTGGAGATACcctaacgtagtaaaagggtttgcgtatcaccatgttcagtaaagctatactagtcaggatcacctatactaggttggtttgtcagtgagcgatcagacggaaatctcccaccatcaccaatccgcactgaccagcgtggtgatgaaaactggccaaaccccagacgtgactatggacatgtctgaggcctttgttctgcaatgtacagtactagaaacagttgcatttgttaaATTATTATGAATACTTGATTTTAGGATTAGCTTGAAGAAAAGGAGATAAGGAATGTTGGCGTAAGTTTTCTGTAAACAACTTTAAATTCAAGCACACGAAATAGAGGGAATTTTGTCGATTATCACTTCGAAAATGTAATCGCATCTCCATGGATCGATCTGTATGGGTCCTTTGACCATCAACCTTGAACGGCTTCCTACGTTTCATCATTTCGTCGCTCAATCAAAGAGAATTTAATTTATATGATGGTTCGCCATGACTGATTTCTTGAGAGCGTTAACACGATCTACCTGAAGGCAGTAATTTACTAGTCAGTCCTTGAAATCTCTCACGAGGTAGTCCTTGGAATCCTTCACGATATAGTCTTTGGAATCTTTCAAGAGCCAGACCTTGGAATCCCTCACGAGACAGTCTTTGGACTCTTTCAGGAGCCAGAGCTTGGAATCCTTCACTAGACATTCTCTCGAATCCTTCACAAAACAGTCCTTAGAATCTTTCATGAGGCTGCTTTTGGAATCCTTCGAGGTATAGTCCTTGGAATTTTTCACAAGGCAGTTCTTGGAATCCTTCACGTTGTAGTTCTTAGAATTCTTAACGAGACAGTCCTTGGAATCCTTATGAGATAATCCTTAGAATACTTCATTAGGCAGTCTTAAATCTTCATTTTCTAGTCCTTTTAATCCTTCCTAAGGATGTCCTTAGAATCCCTTGGGAGGCAGTCTTTGAGTCCTTCTAGTCCTTTTAATCCTTCATAAAGATGTCCTTAAAATCCATTGGGAGGCAGTCTTTGAGTCCTTCAAAAAGCTATTCATGTAGCCTTTGGAATCCTTCACAAGGCAGCCCTTGGAATCTCTCACGAGGCTATTTTGGAATCCTTTACCTACCCGTTTTTGGAATCCTTCACGAGACagtccatgatatcctccataagACAGTCCTTGTAATCCTTTACATCATTCTTTGAAGTCCTTCACGTGACAGTCATTGGAATCCTTCATCAGGCAGTCCTTGAAATCCTTCACATAACAGTCTTTAGAATATTTCACGAGTCAATCAGTGAAATCTTTCAAAAGgcagtccttaaaatatttcatgaggAAGTCCCTGAATATCGTCATAAGGCGATCCTTTTATTCCTTCACAAGGCATTCTTATAATCCTTCACGAGACTGTCTTGGAATCCTTCACAGAGCTGTCCTTGGAATCACTCCCGAGGCAGTCCTTGAAATTCTCATGGAGCATTACCTGGAATTCTTCCCATGGCATGAGACAGTTCTTGGAATCCTTAACGATGGAgtccttggaatccttcttggGGAAGCCATTTGAATATTTTATGAAGTAATCTTTGGAATCCTACACGAGGTAATTTTAGAATCTTTTAGGAGGCAGTCCTTGGAATCCCTCAAGATACGGTCCTTGGAATACTTAACAGAACAGTCCATAGATTCCGTTACGAAATGCTGTAGCTGTTAAAGGCATCAAAGTATATAGATTAACTAACGTAGTTAAAAGTGCATGTCAGTAGATGGAAGGAGGGTAAGTATATTTATTTTCGTCCTTAATAACATGTGTattctttcagatattattattattattattattattattattattattattattattattattattattattattattattattattattattattattgggaaaatatcccagtgcaaaaaataaataagggaaaaaaaaataacaagagaagtaatgaacacctaaaatgaaatatgttaagaacagtaacaacattaaaataacattaatatttaaaccaaaaaacttataaaaaaaggaagatgaATACTATGGAATAGTGAGCCCTAGTGTACCTTCAATCTAAAGTACAGATGTTTTACTCAGATATCTATCTTTTTGTCAATCTAACTATGCACCTATCAtcacaaatacatgcatatataaatccacaaaaatatatatatttatatatatacagcatatatgatatatatatatatatatatatatatatatatatatatatatgcatatataatgagaACAAAACGTCTCAGGGGCATGCAAAAATgaagtatatactatatagtatatataatgtatatatgtacatatatatatatatatatatatatatatatatatatatatatatatatatatatatatacatatatatatatatatgcatatgtatactgtatatatgcatatatatgcataaagtatatatatatatatatatatatatatatatatatatatatgtgtgtgtgtgtatatatatatatgtatatatatatacaaatatatacatatatatacatacagtatacatatgtgcgtatatatatgtatgtatgtatgtatgtatatatatatatatatatatatatatatatatactctctctctgtctgtatatatatatatatatatatatatatatatatatatatatactctctctgtctgtatatatatatatatatatatatatatatatatacatatatatatatatatatacatatatatatatatatatatatatatatatatatatatatatatatatactctatgtatatgtataaggatatatatatatatatatatatatatatatatactgtatatactgtatatatactgtatgtatatatatggatatatatactgggccaggaagtcggggaaaacttgctggtaaagagactgatgtctcgccaggcaaatcctgaactgcagattagcagttaggttccgacttcttttatggcttctggtggaattggttggaagcgacctggcatttcattagaaggggctagggttcgatcccaagaatgaggtagaaatttatttctatttgagcacgatattgtgttgatattcatccacacacacacacacacacacacacacacacacatatatatatatatatatatttatatatatatatatttatatatatatatttatatatatatatagatatatatatatatatatatatatatatatatacatgtatgtatgtatgtatgtacagtatatatatatatatatatatatatatatatatatatatatatatatacatactgtatgtgtgcatatatgtatatactgtatatatatatatatatatatatatatgtatgtatatgaatactgtatatatatacacacatatatacatatatatatatatgtatgtatatatatactgtatatatatgtatatatatacggtaaatatatatatatatatatatatatatatatatatatatatatatatatatatgtgtgtgtgtgtatatatatgatatatattgtatgtatatatactgtgtatatatatatatatatatatatatatatatttatacataatattcatatataataaaaaatatacatacatacatatatatatatatatatatatatatgtatatatatttccagtaacatactgtacatatatacatttttgcaTTTTCCTCATTTTAGAATTACATCAAGGtctatggattttgaaagcctgcTCCCATTAAAAGGTAAGTTCCATATGAGTGAGTGTCTCGTTACCTAAAGGTCAAGTTCTAGATTTCCTATCAGAGATTGCTATGTAGGTGGATGAAACTAAGCGTGTAGCGAACATTCGATATTTATCAACGACCGGAACTAATATTTCTGGAGGCAAAATAGCTAAACTGAACgggcaacacacacatacacacacacacgcacacatatagtataaatatgtcatatacgtatatatatacatatatatatgtatatatatataggtatatatatatacatatatatatatacatatatatatatatacatatatatatatatatatatatatatatatatatataggtatatgtatatgtaaatatatgaatatatatatatatatatatatatatatatatatatatatatatatacatatatatatatatatgtatatatacatatatatatatatatatatatatatatattgtataaatacttatctatatatacatatatctatctatatatatatatatatatatatatatatatatatatatacagtatatatatatatgtatacatattttacatgtataaatttacacacatacacgcatatacagtatatgtatacatatattatactgtatatatagatatacacacatacacgcatatatataatgtacatatatatatatatatatatatatatatatatatatatatatagagagagagagagagagagagagagagagagagagagagagagagagagagagagagagagagagagagagagatatttatatatatatatgtatatatacatatatatagatatatatgtatatatataaagtatatatatatataatatatgtgtacatatatatatatatatatatatatatatatatatatatatatatatatatatatatacatatgcgtgcatgtgtgtatatttatatatatgaaatatgtatacatatatatatatatatatatgtatatatatgcgtgtatgtgtgtatattcatatatatatatatatatatatatatgtatatgtatatatataaacatatatacccacatagagagagagagagagagagagagagagagagagaggagagagagagagagagagagagagagagagagagagagagagagagagagagagagattggttggttGGTTGGGCAAAACTAGAATAGCAGAAGGCAATGTTTGTATTTGCGATTACGAAAAGCCACCATATACACGACCTTCCAAGTAAGTGGCCAatagaaatatttcttatattcgGATATGGCAGAAGTAATAACCCGTTGATTTCTCGCCACGCGAATGACATAAATCAAAAGTAATGTGGTGTCAAAATTCCCCCTTAAGCGTCGATGATACGTGTGTCAACTCCCATCCCCCTTCAACTCTCCATCTGTATATAATAGCAAGTCGCTCTGTCTGAAATAATCATTGTGTTTATAACGACCAGTCAGGTGAGATCGTTGTTTCTGAGTAAGGGAGGCAATACGTATGGTATGGATTCTTTTCCAGGGAAGTAGGAAGATTTCAAAAAAAGATTCCAAGTGGGTTTTAGTGATGTCTATGGAAAATTTGAATAAgaccattattattactttcatgatTATGATTATCGTTACTGTTAGCtttggtatcattattatcatcatcatcattattgacatcaatgttattcttatcatcatcattctcattttcattattattattattattattattattattattattattattattattcaaaatctaTTAAGAAAATGTTATAACAAGTCGCTTTAAAAATTGTTTAGGCTTTCAAAACATAGTTTTTAATGCATAATATAAGTATATTTTATGGTTACTGTTATCATTAACGTTGATGTTGTCATtttaatcatatcatcatcatagttataattattattattatgaaatggaAGTGTCTCTTCCATTCTACAgttatttaagatttattattCTACAAAGTGTTGCAAGTGTACAAAATTTGATCCGaaccattccatatatatatatatatatatatatatatatatatatatatatatatatatatatatatatatatatatatatatatatatatatatatatataaaaaaaaaacaccatcgtCTCTCAGATAAATGTCCCATTGGAAAGCTGAAGGTAAATTACAATTTAAAAGAATTCACTGGCAAATTTAATAAGATTCCCGTTAAAGATATCGTAACAATGGTAGATTATCTTTAACTGATTTTCCAAGGTAGGGCCTACTGTACAGACCAAAGACCGAATTTGATTGACCCTTATCTATTTCAGAATCAAAATTGAAATGCGCTTTGCAATCCTATTACCAATCTGTGTACTGGCTTTGCTGCCTTTATGTGAGCCAACCTTCATCGTCGAGTCAGCAGCCGCTGGCACCACGACAGTCTTCGGTCTCGGAGTGGGCACCAGCACTTCCGCAGCGGCAGTAGCGGCGGGAGCAGCGGGCGCTGTTGCGGTGGCTGGCGCCCTTATAGTGGGTGGTGTCATTGCGGCTGCTATAGCCAGCAGGAGGGGAAAGAGAGAGGCAGGGCCCATGTGCCTCCCTATGAACAACCCAGATATGTTCATCTCTCTGGCAGCTTCGTCGGACACCCTCGGCTGCGGCATGAGGTTGGTCTGTGAGGTGGAAGCCACGCCCGATGAGCTTCTATCCCCTGAAGAAAAGCTTGTACTTGGACTCTTCGGGTAAGAGGTTTCAAAAGTGAAGTTCAAAATGGTAACAGCAGTTGTTTTAGTAGAACTATCAGTAGTTTGCGCTGGATAACATTGCTTAACCCATCCGCACCTATCCTAACCTGACATAACCTAACGTTCATTGCAATTGAAGACAGTTTGACAGACAATGTGGTACGAACtgaacccaacccaacccaacctaacctaacctaacggtaTTGCTAATGCTTACTTGAGTTTTATTTACATATGTCTCAAATCACAAACACGCATTACTGCGATGGGGAGTAACTTGGCTCCTGCTGACGACCATCTCGTTTGGAGAGGCCATCGATGCCTGGGCTATATACCATGACATGATGACTGTAAatgtttcattaattccggtgaaCACTGGGCAGCTATTTGGCTATACAAGGACATTGACAACTAATAACAAAAGAAGTAAAACGGTTGAAGgtagtcacaatatatatatatatatatatatatatatatatatatatatatatatatatatatatatatatatatatatatatacacacacacacatatatatatatatatatatatatatatatatatatatatatatatatatatatacacacacacacacatatatatatatatatatacacacacacacatatatatatatatatatacacacacacacatatatatatatatatatatatatatatatatatatatatatatatatatatataaataaaatgctaaATCAATTTTGACTGTTGCAGTAAATACTAAAATATTGAGGTTTAACGATATGTTCCTCAATGGTGACGTTCTCATGATTCAGTAAACAGCATTGGTCAATCAAATGACAACATTAATTATGAACGAACCAGCTATTGAAATACTGAATAATCTTAATCTTAGCCAAATTGAACAtaaagtctgtttgaatttttataaTGAGAGGTATGGCTGAGAGATTTTAAGCTACCTACACTTGCCAAAAGAAACGAGTGACAGTTCTATTTTTGTAAatacaaaactattttttctttttttgaaaaacaAGCACGGGAtccaaaatatatatcattatagttATATCATATTCATGGATTATTTGCAGGATAACAACGATAAGAAGGGGAAGACATGATCAAGTTTAAATGGACAACCAATACTTTAT is a genomic window containing:
- the LOC137646819 gene encoding uncharacterized protein, with protein sequence MRFAILLPICVLALLPLCEPTFIVESAAAGTTTVFGLGVGTSTSAAAVAAGAAGAVAVAGALIVGGVIAAAIASRRGKREAGPMCLPMNNPDMFISLAASSDTLGCGMRLVCEVEATPDELLSPEEKLVLGLFGRQVKPATFSELKSPKAGFQYAALVGANAKNASECGRVFDQCPYDRSSIMELFNATK